The Bactrocera dorsalis isolate Fly_Bdor chromosome 3, ASM2337382v1, whole genome shotgun sequence genomic interval TACTCTTCACAAAATCCAAACGAACCATCTACTTCGGCTTGATAGTAGGGAAGTGGAAGATTTTCATGCGCCGATGTGCTGGGACTGAAAGTTACAGAAAAGCCAATAATTATTATTCAGTAATGAATGCAGCAGTCTTCAGAAAGAAAATGACTTACGAAAACAATATATGAACTAATGTGCCGAGTACTCCGTTCACCTCACCCAGGCCGGAGGAATTCGTTTCGCAAATCAAACGCAGCAAGCAGGGCTCAGCATTGTAGCCGCTTCTGAAAAGGGAACAAATACAGAaattatacatgcatacacatatatgtaagtacgtgtatataattatgtgaatataaatatatggtcTCTTATATTAAGCAAACCAAAATAAAACCCGACAATAATGttgacatactcgtacatacataagtatgtataatcaACTTGAGTCATGCGACGCCAAGATTTAGGCGACCAGCGCTGATTAGAACGTTCTGGTTGGTTGCATCAAATCGACACACCATTATACCGAACGCGCAAGAGCGCCATCAAAGGCATCAGCCGCCTGCGCGTGTGCGACCAATTAGAGTTTTTCCTTTCTTAGACAGACTGCTACTTTGCTACGCAATTGCGTCGAAGAAAGTAGTTTCACACACATTTCATAATTGATTATTAAAAGAGCAATAAAAGTGATTGAGAATCAAGAGAGAACATTGACacaaatacacacgcacacacatgcaccaCTGCTCCATATTCTTTGGCGCAAATTATTTCATGTAAAAAGTGTGAAACGTGAAAATATCAAGATTCAAATGCTCTATAATCGGACGGACAAGTATTGAATTTGACTAGCATTACTCTAATTGGCTTCCAAGTTTCATGAAATACAAACCTCTTGAATTTATCCATGAGTATGTGGTAGAAGTGGGTGCGTGTTAGCAATGAATTTGGCACACCTTCCGTCCGTCGCCGTGTTCTTGCAGCCGATTCTTTAGCATCACTTGTTGAATTCACTGTaggcgctgctgttgttgttgttgtatctgTAGTAACATTTTGAACCGTACAGTTATTGCAACCTTCCGTCTGATTCAAATGTTGAAAGTTCCTAGCTTGAGTCAAGACATCATCATCTTCGATACCATTCTGAAAGCATTTGTATTGACAAGTATTTTAATGGCAGTGCcgttaaatttgaattaataaatGTGGTATATGTATACCCTAATGTGAATGCAGTGACCTAGAGAGAGCGAAGATCGGGAGCAATTCGTCCCGATCCCGGAATTATCAGAGCTCTACAACAATTTTTTGCTAATCATTTTATCCAACAATTGATGGATCAGGGTTCCACATCCCCTCTTCTCCCGGGCACTGGTTTTCTCTCAACGGCCCTGTGTGAATTTACGTACATacgtagatatatttttttactaaccgCTATTGGGGGCAGATTCCACGTGTACGGCAAGTTGTAGTTCGCTTCAAAATTGTAAGAGATAAAGACATTGCGATGCGGCAGCTCCAACGGCACCGCAATGGCGGCAAAAATCtgaaagcacacttaaatttctttcaattgcATTCGAATACTTTGTTCACTTACACCATATGCGGAATTGGTCGGAAAAAACGCGGCACCACAACACAGGTTACAACACCAAAGAAAGCTCAGAAGCCGCAAACAAAAGCCAGCATTTTGTCGTACGGCCATTGCACAGCACTCACGTAATTATTTGTTAGATTACTTTAACCGATTTTTATTAAACGCGAACGCGAATCAGCTCACGTCTTTTCGAAGAAGGCTTTAAATAATGACTAAATGCAAACTTCCTTGCCAAGCTACTGGCTTAAGTAGCCCATGAATGAGAACCAGTTCTACCATTTCATTACTAGAGAGCCGCATACCATTAAGCCACAGAAAGTAGTAAATGATCGCTAATCATTTATGTCAATAAATCTCAAGAAAGCGACAGCGTTAATGCGGCATATTGATAACATAAGATATTTGTAGTTCTAAGTTGAAGATACCAATCCCACCAAATCTTTAGCTTTCTCTTTTAAAGAAAAGTCaacattttttgcttaaaaatattttgttattctaAATATTGTTGCTTGTTGAACCGCTATTtaggaaatacaaattttttgctttttctgaatctaataataaattcaaatataaataactgtaaattaaCTGATGAGCGATGACTTGTAATTTGATTGAATATATACAGtagcacaaaaacaataaatacaaacattttgtatatcaggttgaatttcaaaaatttccagATGAAGTGAATGTGTTTGGGTTCCTCTTTTACGTaaagtttcaatttcaaatttgcCGTTGTTGAACAGTTATAACCGGCACAAGCGTATGCACGAAGAACTTTTACCTATTTTGGCGCTTCTTTCGCTCTTGCCATGTTGCAAATTTCGTGTTTGCCGACTGCAGCAGTCGATTCAAATGCTGAGTGAGGGAAGCACCCAACGGAGAGAGCTCATGCAATGCACGGctctgaaaataaatatatatatatatatataaatgtagttAAGTTTTATTATTGCAAATACCTCGAACGGCACCAGTTTGGCCATCTTAAAGCGTTGAAGCGCATCATGCATGCGTACGGCTCTCTCTTCGGCTTCGGCGGTGGTTGGTGGGAAACTGTTCCAGAAATGTTTCAACAATTCTGACAGCGATAAATATAGATTACGTAAATCCTTCTCGAAATCCGGAGGCACCAACtctaaagtaaataaaaattaataggtACCTCATAATATGCGCTTGGCACACACTTACGACCAACTGATTGCTCATGAAAGCCACGCATCAGCGCACCACCCGGACTCAGCTCGCCCAGTGCATTCACCGCTGCCGTAGGACTAACCAAAACCTTGGCTGGCGTACGTTGGTTCCAGGTTTCTGTGGCACGCATTAAATGATATTGAATTTCTTCCATACGACGTGGATCTTCATGCATATCATAGCCGGTTATTGGCATGGGACCGTGTAAATATCGCTCTTCTTTGGCTAGTGACAATTGTTgcgatttctttaatttttgactGCTATCAGTAGCGTCAGCTGAT includes:
- the LOC105230712 gene encoding uncharacterized protein LOC105230712 — encoded protein: MAVRQNAGFCLRLLSFLWCCNLCCGAAFFPTNSAYGIFAAIAVPLELPHRNVFISYNFEANYNLPYTWNLPPIANGIEDDDVLTQARNFQHLNQTEGCNNCTVQNVTTDTTTTTAAPTVNSTSDAKESAARTRRRTEGVPNSLLTRTHFYHILMDKFKRSGYNAEPCLLRLICETNSSGLGEVNGVLGTLVHILFSPSTSAHENLPLPYYQAEVDGSFGFCEEYAKDCQENPLDLISAPLGDIIDELMHSK